Part of the Tenacibaculum sp. SZ-18 genome, ACAATGCCATTCATCATATTAATAATGCTATAGAAACTTCAGGAGTTACTTTGCCAAAAACAATTCGATTGGATGGTAATTTTAAGAAAGACGACATGAAAAACAAGATTGTCATCATGCCACCAGCATTATTGGGAAGTAAATTATTGAAAAGAATTCCGAATGCAGCAACTGCCATTTGTTCTGGTTGGATGCAAATTCGTGGAAATAGACGCTGGCGCGGTGTTGATGCAGGATTCGTTGTTAGTGATCATGCGGATTGGGATGGTTTATTACAAGCGGTTAAATCTTCAGAAGCACAAAAAGTATATGTGACTCATGGTTCACAAGCTTCATTTTCTAGGTATTTAAATGAAATCGGAATTGAATCTGAAGAAGTAATTACGGAATACGGAGAAGAACAAATCAATTCAGAAGAAAAAAAGACAGTAGAAACAACAGCATCATAATAAATGAAAGCCTTTACGCAACTTATCAATAGTATCGAAATAACGAATAAAACCAATGCTAAAATTGAAGCGTTGGTTCGTTACTTTGAAACTGCTGAGGATAAAGATAAGTTGTGGATGATTGCTTTATTTACAGGGAAACGTCCTTCTAGGCCTGTAAAATCTTCATTAATGAAAGCCTGGTGTATGGAAATTTCCAAAATTCCAGAATGGCTTTTTTTAGAGAGTTACAGTACTGTTGGAGATTTAGGGGAAACTTTGGCCTTGTTATTACCTGATCCATCGAATTCTATTGAAAAACCGGTATATGAATGGATGGACGAATTGGTAGCATTAAAACCTAAAACAGAAGAAGAGAAAAAAGAGTATGTGCTCGAAGCGTGGAACGGATTACAACCGCAGGAACGTTTGATTTTTAATAAGTTGATTGGTGGAAGTTTTAGAATTGGTGTATCTAAAAAAACACTGGTAAATGCTTTAGCAAAACTTACAAATACAAATGTAAATCAATTGATGCATAGCATTATAGGGAATTGGGATATCAACACTATTACTTTTAATGAACTGCTTTCTGGAGCGCATATTAATTATGATAATTCAAAACCTTATCCGTTTGCCTTGGCTTATAGTTTAGAGAAAGAATTGAACGAATTAGGAACCATTGAGGATTGGCAAGTAGAGTATAAATGGGATGGAATTCGTGGACAATTTGTTAAGCGAAATAACGAAATATTCATTTGGAGTAGAGGAGAAGAGTTGGTTACGAATCAGTTTCCTGAGTTAATTGAAGCATTTCAAACTTGGGAAGGAGATTTTGTAATTGATGGTGAAATTTTGGCGATAAAGGATTCCAGTGTGTTATTATTTAATGATTTACAAAAGCGATTGAATCGTAAAAACATAAGTAAGAAGTTATTACAAGAAGTTCCTATTGGATTTTATGCCTATGATATTATGGAATTGAATCAAGAAGATCTTAGAGAAACGCCTTTATCTTCTAGAAGACTTCAATTGGAAAGTCTTTTTGAACATAATAATTCGACGAATGTAAAACTATCAGAAACGATACATGTTCAAGATTGGAACGATTTGAATGCGATTCGAAATGAATCTCGAAAGTTGAATTCTGAAGGATTAATGTTAAAGCAAAAGAGTTCTACCTATCATATTGGAAGGAAAAAAGGAACTTGGTGGAAATGGAAAGTTGATCCGTTAACTATTGATGTTGTAATGATTTACGCACAAAAGGGTAGTGGACGAAGAAGTTCAAAGTATACAGATTATACGTTTGCTGTTAAAAAAGAGGATCAATTGGTTACCATTGCAAAAGCATACTCAGGATTAACAGATGCAGAAATTACAGAAATCAGTAGATGGGTAACGAAGAATGCGACTGAAAAATTTGGACCGGTACGAACAGTAAAACCTGAGTTAGTGTTTGAAATTGCATTTGAAGGAATTGCTTTGAGCAATCGTCACAAATCTGGAGTTGCCTTACGTTTTCCAAGAATAAAACGTTGGAGAAGAGATAAAAAAGTAGATGAAATCGATACGATTGAATCGGTAAAAGATTTAATTTTCAAGCAATGAGAAAATTAGAAGAAACCAGTGGTTACCAAATTATCGAAGATTGGATGGCTTCAAAATCCTTTTCACCTTTTGATTTTCAATTGAAAGCTTGGAAAAAATATGCCAATAATTATAGTGGTTTAGTAGTTGCTCCAACAGGTTTTGGAAAAACATATTCGATGTTTTTGGCGGTTGTTATTGATTATTTGAACAATCCAGATTCCTATAAAAAAGGATGTAAATTACTCTGGATTAGTCCGCTTCGTTCTCTAGCAAAAGATTTACAAAAAGCGATGCAAACTGCGATTGATGAGATTGGTTTAGATTGGGTAGCTTCGGTAAGAAATGGTGATACGCCTCAAAATGTCCGTAGACAACAAGAACGAAAAATGCCGGATATTCTGTTGACGACACCAGAAACCATGCATTTATTGTTTACGCAGAAAAACAACTCTAGATGGTTTAAAAACATACAATGTGTTGTTGTGGATGAATGGCATGAACTGTTATCTACAAAACGTGGCGTTTTAACCGAATTAGCAGTGGCTAGAATACGATCATTGTCGAAAAAGGTTCGTATTTGGGGAATTTCAGCGACGATTGGAAATTTGGAAGAAGCGAAAGAAGTGTTGATTCCTTATTCGGGTGTAAAAACAACCATCATAACCTCTAAAGAAAAGAAAAAGCTAAAAATTGTTTCATTATTACCAGATGAAGTGGAAGTTTTACCTTGGGCCGGACATTTAGGAGCACATATGATTAAAAAAGTGTTGCCTATAATTTACGAGAATACCACCACTTTAATTTTTACCAATACACGAAGTCAGTCTGAATTATGGTATCAATTATTATTAGATTCTGATCCTGATTTAGCTGGACAAATCGCTATTCATCATGGTTCTATTGATAAAAAACTGAGAAACTGGATTGAAGATGCCACTAATGATCAACTACTCAAAGCGGTTGTTTGTACATCTTCTTTAGATTTAGGAGTCGATTTTAAACCTGTGGATTGTGTTATTCAAATTGGTTCGGCAAAAGGAATTGCAAGATTTATACAGAGAGCGGGAAGAAGTGGTCATTCTCCTTATGAAGTTTCAAAAGTATATTGTTTACCAACACATTCTTTACAATTAATAGAAGTTTCTGCATTAAAAGAAGCCGTAAAACGTAAAGATGTAGAATCTAGAACTCCAGTAGTTTTATCGTATGATGTTTTAGTTCAGTTTTTAGTGTCATTAGCCGTTGGAGAAGGATTTGACGACACAAAAACCTTTGAATTATTGCGGCAAACGCATGCGTATTCACAATTATCGATAGAAGATTTTAAATGGGCAATGTTGTTTATTACCAAAGGTGGAAATACGTTAAAAACCTACGAAGAGTTTCATAAAGTTGTCTTTGATGAAGAAAGTGAGTTATACAAAGTAACAAGTAGACGAATTAGTATGTTACACCGTATGAATGTTGGTGCTATTGTGAGTGACGCAATGTTGAAAGTTCGATTTATGAAAGGCGGATTTGTTGGAATGATTGAAGAATATTTCATCTCAAAACTAAAAAATGGAACTCCGTTTGTACTAGCAGGTAGAGTTTTAGAGATTGTTCATATCAAAGAAATGACTGTTTTTGTGCGTAAAAGTTCATCTAAAAAAGCAATTACGCCAAGTTGGAAAGGAGGGAGGTTACCACTAACTTCCTACCTAAGTCATTATTTACGATTAAAACTAAATGATGCTTTAGAACCTGGAATTCGAGAACGAGAATTAAAGTTTTTAAATCCTTTATTAACAGCGCAAAATAGTAATTCTCATATTCCAAAATCCGATGAGTTTTTAGTAGAAAAGATTAAAACTCGAGAAGGATTTCATTTGTTTTTTTATCCGTTTGAAGGTAGATTAGTACATGAAATTATGGCCTCATTAATTGCCTATCGAATTAGTAAAATAAAACCGATTACTTTTACTATTGCCATGAACGATTATGGTTTTGATTTGTTAAGTGATCAAGAAATTCCTGTAGATGAATTGAATATTAAAGAGATCCTTTCTAAAGAAAACCTTATGCAAGATGCAATTGCCAGTGTAAATGCTTCAGAAATGGCGAATAGAAAATTTAGAGATATTGCCGTAATTGCTGGGTTAGTGGTGCAATCACAACCTGGAAAAAGAAAGACGAATAAAAGTTTACAATCATCTTCTGGTTTGATATTTAGAGTTTTAGAAGATCACGAACCGAATAATTTGTTAGTACGACAAGCATATACCGAAGTATTTAACGAACAATTAGAAGAAGCCAGATTACAAGAAGCTTTTCAGCGAATTGCGAAGAGTAACATCATTTTAAAAGAGGCGAGTGGCTATACACCATTGAGTTTCCCAATAAAAGTAGACAGTTTACGAGATACCATGAGTAATGAGAAATTAATAGATCGAGTAAAAAGACTTCAAAATCAGCATTATAAGTTAATTCAATGAACATTTTAACAGAGGAAATTCAATTTGGTGGAACGAGTTTAACGCTAACAAATCAACGAGTAATTTATTGGAAATCAGAAGAAACATTGATTATGTCGGATGTTCATATTGGAAAAACAGCACATTTCAGACAACATGGAATTGCTATATCTGATAGTGTTTTGCATAAAGACCTAAAACGATTAGCAGCGTTAATAGATTATTTTTCACCTAAAAAGTTAGTTGTAGTTGGTGATTTATTTCATGCAGAGTATAATTCAAATATTACCGTATTTAAAGAATGGTTAACGGATTATACAGAATTAGAGAAAATATTAGTCAAAGGAAATCATGATAGAATTCATTCATTGGTTTCTGAAGATTTAAATTTCACGGTCGTAAATGAATTAAAGATTCAAAATATCACTTTTAAACACGATGTGGATCACGCAGATGCAAATGAATTTATAATTTCTGGACATATTCATCCTGGTGTTAAATTAAAAATTCGTGGGAAACAATATTTAAAATTGCCATGTTATTATGTGAATCATACAGAATTGATTTTACCTGCGTTTAGTTTGTTCACAGGATTAAATACAAACTTTGACATCGAAAAGGGGAATATTTTCGCATTTGAAGACGAAATCATATTTAAGGCAAAATAACGTGAGAATAGAGGTTTTAAAATATTTTATTTAACATAATATAAATTATAGGACAATTGTTTGTGATTTAATTTATATGTGGTTTTGCCATTTGAAAGCTATAATTCTATAAAATCCCGCAAGATTTTTTCCACGACATTCTCGTAAAGCGTTCCGCAAGAGTATAAAATTACTCTGCGAGATAATTTCTATACACTTGTTCACTACAGAACTATAATTAAACATTTTTAGAGTTTGCATATCTTTTTGTCTTGATACAAAAAGAAACAAAAAAATCAAGACTGCAGAAAACTTTGGAAATAATATACGGCTCAATCGCTATATTTTAGAAAACATTGGAGACTGTTTAGAAATTGTTTTAAACCTTGTTATTATCAAGAATATGTATTGCTAACCTTCTAAAATATGCGCGCTCATCACCTATTGTTTGAACCAAAGTTTTCTGAGGCCGTTTTGCCAACGCTTCATCAGGGTAAAAACATAAATTCTATTTTACATAATATTACGAGTTAACAGTTTATTCAAACTTTCCTGTTCCATAATTCACTCTTTTTTTAAAATCCAAGGCTTCATCCTTAAGCTTCTTATTAACACTTTTTATCAATTCATTTTGGAGTTTCATAATCCTAATTATATCGTGAATTGCATTTAGATTGTCTAATTGTGTATGAACCACTTGTTCTAATTGACCTTTAGTATATTTTCTGCTTGGCATAATTCTTGGATTTGAATTGAAAATTCCGATAATCAGAACAAATATACTGAAATCCGGATAAAATTAAAATCAATTATTCATAAAATCGGAATGAATTATCTTATTCTATAAATTTATGTTCCATAAATCAGGAAATTAATGACAGAATTAGGGTTGTTTTTAGCAAGAAAATCGGTTAATCGTTCCGATGTTTCAAGAAAAACAGGAATTAGTAAAACTAGACTTAGTGAGTTGGCTAATAATGATCGAACTAAACTACGAGTTGATGAATTATATCTTATAGCTTTAGCAATTGATGTAGACCCTTGTGAAATACTTAAAGAAGTCTGTAAGGAACTTAAATTAAAAAAAGAGGAATAATAATAGCTATTACAATAAATGACTAATCATTCATTTGAAAATATAAAAAAAGAATTACAGGGAAATAAAGGTCTAATAAAAAGAATTCGTAAAGTTCACTTACCAGATACAGTGAGAATGTCTGAACTTGCTCAAGAAGCATATAGTTCTAAGTTTGACTCATACGAAAATGTAGATTTTGCATTAGACAATCTTTTGGCGTTGGAGTACGAGATATATCTTGAAAAACAAAAATTAATAACAGAAGGTTTTATAGATTATGCAGATATAGAAGCCAATGAACTAGAATTTCCAGTACTTAGGTCAGTAATTGATGAATACAAAGAATTATCTCTGACTAATGCTGAGCCGACAAAGATTCTTTCAGGTGTTACGAATGTAATTATTGCTCTTGCTGATTCTAATAGACAATCTAGAGTTTCTCGTTCAGGTTCAAGCTTAATGCATCATATATCATTTCTCTTAGGAAAACACGGTTTTGAATTTAAAAAAGATTATCAAAGAGAGTACGTTTTAAAAGAAGGGTGTAAACTTGATTTTTTCTTTCCTGATATTGATAATTATAAGGATGAACCAAAAAATTGCTGTTCTGTCGCTTGTCAAACTACATCAAATGATAGATTTAGATTAACATTTGCTCAGATGCCTGCCGATACAAGAAATAGAGCTTGTACTGCAATAGGAAATGCGAATTTTGGTAAAAAATTAGGCCCTGATAGTTTATCTGATAATAAATTAGAAGAAGCTAAGAAAAATGGAGTCAAATTTGTGATTTTTGAACACGCAATTGATTGTAGATTAAAAAAGAGTCAAACAGTTATGTCATATAACGAGTGGTTTTCAGAATTAAAAGCCATTAAGAATTTTTGGTAAATATTATCTAATATTCTTCAGAATTTCCAAAGCTACAGCTCTCGCCATTAATGGAGGTACTGCATTTCCAACTAAAGTATATTGTGGCAATTCAGATTTTCTATTATTACCACCTGTTGAGCGTTTTCCTTGAAACACAAAAGAATCATCAAACGATTGTAGTCTAGCCATTTCTCTAACAGTTAAAGCTCTTGGAGAATTGTAATGTATATAATCATCAGGAATAGTCATTACCGTTGGGCTTTGACTTTCTGGTTTGAGAACATTATAATTCCTTTTATTTGAAGATAAACCGCATTCATTCAACTTTTCTTTAGCTTTTTTATAATCCCCCTCTTTCAAAATTATGTCAAGTCTTTTGATGACATCTTTACCTTGATTGCTAGTTTTATGATTATGAAGAATATCATATACTTTTTCTCCATTATTAAGAGCCTCTTCATTTCTTACATAAAATGGTTTGGTTGATTTTTCAAATCTCCCATTTAGTCTACCTCTCCTACTCCATTCTGCAAAAGTTTTACCTTTAGTTTTTATTGGTTTACCATCAATGGAACGTTTTTTTAATAATCCTTTCATTTTCTTAGCTGTACCATTATACTGCTTAGAAATATCAACCAGTTGATATTGATGTGCTTCTTCGTTATTTCCGATAAAATCTAAATCATATAAAGCTTCAAATACAGAAACTTTTTCTTCTTCCTTTACTGTTGCTGGAATTTCTGATATGAATTTTTGGTCTTTTCTGCACCCAATAAATAATACTCGTTCTCTATTTTGAGGAACTCCGTAGTTAGATGAATTTGCTACAAATGGAGCTTCAATCTTATAAAGCCTTATGTCGTTAATTATTACACCTAATTCTTTATTTTGGTTTTCATTGCAATAATCACGTATTAATGAAAGACAATCGTCAATGCTCAATACATAAATTTTTAAAGCATTTATTATATCATCACAGGCTTTTTTATAGTCTTTAGCAATATTTAGTTTGCTAAAAGCAATTTCTATTTTATTTATAATTTCGTTTGAATCTATCTCAGTAAGAAATTGAGTAAAAGAATCTATGAAGTAATCATTATCGATATTGCAAAAGTCTTTTTCTCGAATAATATCTCTTTTTAATTTTTCCCATTCTTTATTTCTAACTAAAAGATTAAATCCGTGTCTGATAGTACTTATTCTTTCATCAGTTTTACTAGTTTTATAGTCAGCAATATTCGGAGTTAGTTTCTTAAACTTTGAATCAATCGTCTTTATATATAGCTCTTTAACTTCTTCAGCTTTAGAGTCTATGAATTGCTCTATTTCAATTCTTTTAACTAAGCAATCAATTAAGAAACTATTATCAAGATTTGTCTTTTTTAAAGATTTTACAAAGGACGATAGACGAGGAATTTCATTAATATCAACAATAGAATTAATTTCTTTTATAATTAATTCTTTTATTTTTCCTTTCTCTTTAGTCAATATTCCTTTCACATTTTCCATCACAAAATACTTAGGTTGAAGTACTTTGATTACCTCTAAATAGTGTGAAAATAAATCGTCTTTTTTGTCAAACTTTTTTCTCTTTCCTGCTAAACTAAAACTTTGACAAGGCGGCCCACCACATACAACATCAACTTTCTTTCCATTTATTTTGGAAAGTAAATTATCTAAAAAATCAGGCTCAGTAATATCTTGACATAAAAAATCAGCATCTAAACCTAATTGATGATTATATCTAACTACGTGAGTAAGCTCAGAATTGTCATTAATATCATTTGCAAGCAAAAAATCAAAAAACTTATTATTATGTTCAGCCTGTAAAAAGCCCTCACTGAATCCTCCCGCTCCTGCAAATAAATCTACAAACGTAAAAGGTTTGCCGTATAAAGAAACTTGCTCTCGAACAATATTTACATTATGGTTTTCTTTATATGCTTTTACAAAACCAGTTAGTTTTAATTTTAATTCTTTATTCGTGTAACTTTTTTTATATGAATTATTTAATAATTCATCCGCTCTATCTCTCAAATAGGCTAAGTAGTAATTTATTTCTGTTGCTCTTTCAGAGTTCTCTTTTACAGATTGTGTTTCTTTATCAAAGTCATCCTGTTGTACTTTTTCTCCTGTTGATAATTTTACTTGTTCAGAATTACAATTAATTCTTAAATGAATTGGAGAAAATCCTTTTTTATCAGATTTGTCAAGATAGAAATTTATAGTAGCCATATATTAATTGCGGACGTTTTTACGGACACGGACAAATTTACGGACACTAAATAATAATTCCTACTAAAATTTGGAATATTTACATTTTATTAACCAACGTAAACTTACTCTGCAACTTAATAATATATAAATTATCCCTTTTACTTCTTCTTAGGTTTCTTCTTCATGGACACTTTAAAATCATCAACAGTTCCATGTAATTTTAAGTTTAGATATCTTATTTTCTTATTAGGATCAACTTCTATAATTTCATCCTCTTCTTCTTTAGTTCCACTATTTTTTTTGTTCTTAAATAATTTATACCAAACCGCTTTTCTAACAGTTTTCCAAGGAATTCTTAAGTAATATTCAATATTATTATTCAAATCTTGTGTTCCAGATAATTCCATATGTCCTAAGGTGGATTCAATAGTCATGTTAGGAATCGTTATACGTCCGTTGTGTATATCAATATGATTTTGAATGGTATCAAATTTGATATTGTTCAAGTTTTTATCGCCCATATAACTAGACAACAATTTCATAGGTTCATAATTCTGTAATTTTCCATTAAAAACTTTTACATCCATATGAACTTCAGATTGATCTAAATCTGGAACTAAATCAGGATAGATTCTAATTTTTCCAGTTATGTTGGAAGACACATGTCCTTTTAAATTATCGGATACCAAATGATCTTGTCCAAAATTTTCAAACTTAAATAAGAACTTATCCAAATCAATCTTAGTAGTTTTTATATTCGGTTTCAGGTAAATTTTCTTTGGATTACTACCGTTAAAATAACCAGACATGTTAAAATTACCTCCAGCGGCATTCATATGTAAGGTATCTACATAAATGTAATGATTCTGAGTTGTACGTAATTTTGCTTTGATGTCTTGTAAACGAATTCGTTGATACATAAAATAATCTACATCAACATCAAATTTCATATCCGTAAATGGTAGCTCGTATAAATTAAAAGCATCTGCGTGTGCAGGAACATCTGCCGTTTTTGATTTTACAGTTATAGTTGCCTTCTCTGTTGGTTTATCAGGAGGAAATAGCTGATCGTAATCAATATAATTTGCTTTGAAACTAAGGTAATTGTCTCGTTTTTTAATCGTTTCATCATCTCCTAAATAATAGTTCAAACCTATATTAAAAGAAGTTCTTCCTATTTTACCGATAAAATCTTTCACTACAAGATGATCATCTTCATAATGAAAATCACCTGTAAAGTATTCAAAACGTAAAGGATGTACATGCATTTTGGTATTTAGCTTGTCTAATTCTAAATCTATAGAATGTAATGCCGATGCTTTATAATGCATACTAGAATTCACATGTAATTCTAGCTTTTCAAATTCTTCATGTCTATATTCTTCAGGAACATAATTTTCACCTTGATACGAGAAAATGTCTTCCAAGCGTAATAGATCGGAAGTTAACGTAATATCTAAATCTACATCTCCATTTAATTCTTTTTGCATCCAAAAACCATAATTATGTACCAATCCGTTAAAATGAAAATCAGAATCATCAATAAAACCAGTAAAATCTTTGATTTTAAGATCTTTATCATCTATTAATACATCTAAATGAAAATCATGGAATTTATGCGGATAATGCTTTAGTTTTGCGTTAAGACTGTCCACAAAGAACTCTCCTTTCGGTAAATATTTACTTTCGGTAAAAGCTTTTGCTGAGGATTTAAATGAAAATCCAGCAGTTACATCTTTAATTTGCTCATCTATACCGGTTTTTATACTATCCGTAGCAGAAAATCGTGTAAGTTCAGCAATATCTAATAGGTTTGATTTAATATCTAAATGCGTAACGACAAGTGTATCTGTATGATGCACAATAGCAGGTAGATCTGACAAATACCCAGTTATTGAAATATCAGAGTTACCTAAAAGCATATCAAATTGATTGATAGTCGCTTTTTTCCCTTTCATTTCTATATGTGCATTCAGTTTTTTTAATGGTGCAGGAAGATCTTTGGAAGATAAACTAAGGCTATCAATCTTTAACTCGCTATAATAAGCCTGATTTAACCTGCTGAGCGCTAGTTCTGGGTTATTAATATCTACAATATCATGAAAATTCATTTTTAAGGAAACATTCCCAGATGCAATATCTACTTCACTTAAGTTTAAAAAATCGGCTATAAACTCAAGATTAAAATCTGTATTCAATCGCATATCTATCTCTGGCTCATCAAAATTATTGATCACGACATTTCCTAGAATTTTTCCTTTTCCAAGTTTGGCAGTCATATCTTCAAGCGAGAATGTTGTGGTGCGAGCACTTCGTTCTTTACCATTCGTAAAATGTCCTTTAAAGCCAATATTATTTACTCGCCTTCCTTTGTTCGTGTTTTCTAAAAAAGCTTCACTAACACCAAAATTCACATCAAAAAAAGGTGCTTGTTGATTAAGTATGGATCCATTAACTACTGCATTAAAATAAATTTTCCCTGCATTTTTATAACGTTCTAAAACAGGGATAAGATCCTCCGGAGCAAAGGCAATAAGCATATCAAAATTTGGCTTCGCTCCTTTTATAATAAGATCAAGATCAAAATCATTTTTTGTATCTATTTTTCCTTCCAACTCAAAATCACCGTGCTCCATAGTTACTCCTGAAGGTTCGATAGTAAGCAATCCAGTATCCTTATTTAAACTAACATCTGTATGAACATCAAAGTGTTTGTGTTTTACATAGGTAGTATCACCATTACGAATTAAGTTCATTTCAAAATTCGTATCAATATGTCCTGAAATAACTTCATTATCAATATTAAAACCCCCATCAGCTTCATAAATAAACGTTTCTAAGTCAGTATTTTGACCTTCATCTTTTTTATGAATATCTAAATTATGCAATTTGACTTTTTGAAGTTTAAAATCTATCGGCTCTTCACTTTCTGTTTCATCAAAGGATTTTAATGCGTTTAACAGATTTAGACTTTTATCTTCATGAATTACAATGTCAAAGAAACCTTCTTCTACAATTAGTGATTTAATAGTATAATTTCCTTCTAAAATATCCCACAAATTAAAACCTACGTAAATATCTTTAACGTCAAGAATAACCGGTGAGTTATGACTTTTAGTTTCGTTTATTTTTAGATCGTCTACTTTAAAAGAAATATTAGGAAAATTACTAAAGAGTGATAAGTGCGTGTCTCCAATATCAATAAAACCTTTGTGAGTTTTGTTAAGCTCAGCTATATGATCTTTAATAATACTATTTTGTTTAGCATTGATATATAATACTGTAACAATAACAAATAGTATAGGTAAAAGTATTACGGAAGCAATTAACCGTAACCAATTTTTTCTTTTTTTAAATACTTCA contains:
- a CDS encoding AsmA-like C-terminal region-containing protein; this encodes MKFEVFKKRKNWLRLIASVILLPILFVIVTVLYINAKQNSIIKDHIAELNKTHKGFIDIGDTHLSLFSNFPNISFKVDDLKINETKSHNSPVILDVKDIYVGFNLWDILEGNYTIKSLIVEEGFFDIVIHEDKSLNLLNALKSFDETESEEPIDFKLQKVKLHNLDIHKKDEGQNTDLETFIYEADGGFNIDNEVISGHIDTNFEMNLIRNGDTTYVKHKHFDVHTDVSLNKDTGLLTIEPSGVTMEHGDFELEGKIDTKNDFDLDLIIKGAKPNFDMLIAFAPEDLIPVLERYKNAGKIYFNAVVNGSILNQQAPFFDVNFGVSEAFLENTNKGRRVNNIGFKGHFTNGKERSARTTTFSLEDMTAKLGKGKILGNVVINNFDEPEIDMRLNTDFNLEFIADFLNLSEVDIASGNVSLKMNFHDIVDINNPELALSRLNQAYYSELKIDSLSLSSKDLPAPLKKLNAHIEMKGKKATINQFDMLLGNSDISITGYLSDLPAIVHHTDTLVVTHLDIKSNLLDIAELTRFSATDSIKTGIDEQIKDVTAGFSFKSSAKAFTESKYLPKGEFFVDSLNAKLKHYPHKFHDFHLDVLIDDKDLKIKDFTGFIDDSDFHFNGLVHNYGFWMQKELNGDVDLDITLTSDLLRLEDIFSYQGENYVPEEYRHEEFEKLELHVNSSMHYKASALHSIDLELDKLNTKMHVHPLRFEYFTGDFHYEDDHLVVKDFIGKIGRTSFNIGLNYYLGDDETIKKRDNYLSFKANYIDYDQLFPPDKPTEKATITVKSKTADVPAHADAFNLYELPFTDMKFDVDVDYFMYQRIRLQDIKAKLRTTQNHYIYVDTLHMNAAGGNFNMSGYFNGSNPKKIYLKPNIKTTKIDLDKFLFKFENFGQDHLVSDNLKGHVSSNITGKIRIYPDLVPDLDQSEVHMDVKVFNGKLQNYEPMKLLSSYMGDKNLNNIKFDTIQNHIDIHNGRITIPNMTIESTLGHMELSGTQDLNNNIEYYLRIPWKTVRKAVWYKLFKNKKNSGTKEEEDEIIEVDPNKKIRYLNLKLHGTVDDFKVSMKKKPKKK